Proteins encoded within one genomic window of Pseudomonas cannabina:
- the glf gene encoding UDP-galactopyranose mutase, whose product MPRITLESASQTDARYDFLIVGAGFAGSVLAERLAAGLGKRVLLIDRRPHIGGNAYDQLDSAGVMVHQYGPHIFHTNAERIVEYLSRFTEWRNYEHRVLARVDGQLVPIPINLDTLNSLYGLQMNEQQAEAFLASRAEPVETIRTSEDVVINQVGRELYEKFFRGYTRKQWGLDPSQLDKSVTSRVPTRTTTDSRYFTDTFQKMPLHGYTRMFERMLDHELIDVLTGVDFAQVRDAVNYRHLVYCGPIDEYFKHRYGKLPYRSLRFEHKTVDQEQFQSVAVVNYPDEATPYTRITEYKHLTGQQHARTSLTYEFPSAEGDPYYPIPRQENTELYKRYKALADESDEVTFLGRLGTYKYYNMDQVVGQALALYQRLVDAQTVTVSEPAPGESAEQPVRG is encoded by the coding sequence ATGCCTCGGATAACGCTTGAATCAGCGTCTCAGACAGACGCGCGCTATGACTTTTTGATCGTCGGCGCAGGTTTTGCCGGCAGCGTGCTGGCCGAACGGCTGGCGGCAGGCCTGGGCAAACGCGTGCTGCTGATTGATCGACGCCCGCATATCGGCGGCAATGCCTACGATCAACTGGACAGCGCTGGCGTGATGGTTCATCAGTATGGACCGCACATCTTCCATACCAATGCCGAGCGCATTGTCGAGTACCTGTCGCGGTTTACCGAATGGCGCAACTACGAGCACCGGGTGTTGGCCAGGGTGGACGGTCAACTGGTGCCCATCCCGATCAACCTCGATACGCTCAACAGCCTGTACGGCCTGCAGATGAACGAGCAGCAAGCCGAAGCCTTTCTTGCCAGCCGTGCCGAGCCGGTGGAAACGATCCGCACGTCGGAAGATGTCGTGATCAATCAGGTCGGCCGCGAGTTGTATGAAAAGTTTTTCCGTGGCTATACCCGCAAGCAATGGGGGCTTGATCCCTCTCAGCTGGATAAGTCAGTCACGTCGAGAGTGCCGACCCGGACCACCACCGACAGTCGATATTTCACCGATACTTTTCAGAAAATGCCGCTGCACGGTTACACCCGCATGTTCGAACGGATGCTGGATCACGAACTTATCGATGTGCTGACAGGCGTCGACTTTGCTCAGGTTCGCGATGCGGTGAACTACCGGCATCTGGTGTATTGCGGGCCTATCGACGAGTACTTCAAGCACCGTTACGGAAAGCTGCCCTATCGGTCATTGCGTTTCGAGCACAAAACCGTTGATCAGGAACAGTTTCAATCGGTTGCGGTGGTCAATTATCCGGACGAAGCGACGCCGTACACGCGCATTACGGAATATAAACACCTGACCGGGCAACAACATGCCCGGACCAGCCTGACCTATGAGTTTCCGAGTGCCGAGGGCGACCCGTATTATCCCATCCCCCGGCAGGAGAACACCGAGTTGTACAAGCGCTACAAGGCGCTGGCCGACGAGTCTGATGAGGTGACGTTTCTCGGGCGGCTTGGCACGTACAAGTACTACAACATGGACCAGGTGGTGGGGCAGGCTTTGGCGCTCTATCAACGTTTGGTGGACGCTCAGACAGTCACCGTGTCTGAGCCAGCGCCGGGCGAGTCTGCCGAACAGCCTGTGCGGGGTTGA
- a CDS encoding beta-glucosidase yields the protein MPRVFNSFVMGGFECASQRRRDGVRLDLLHSTAHDRWADEDYAAMAACGIRTVRDGLRWHLIETSPYHYDWSSFLPMLRAARRQGTQVIWDLCHYGLPDDIDIWRPQFVERFAHFAAAVAQLIKDEGETAPFYSPINEISFWSWAGGEVAYFNPCATSRAMELKQQLVRASIAAIEAIREVEPNARFIQAEPLIHVVAASRRSSDIEAAERYRRAQFEAWDLLSGRLWPGLGGQPDYLDVLGVNFYPHNQWVLNGRRLTPDEPEYRPFRGMLRELSTRYGKPLLISETGAEGDQRLPWLRYVSEEVRKVMINGVPIEGMCWYPILDYPGWDDNRHCPAGLLGYADSQGQRAVLQSLQEGLNNSAELFGALILPD from the coding sequence GTGCCTCGCGTGTTCAACAGTTTTGTCATGGGCGGCTTCGAATGCGCCAGTCAACGCCGTCGTGACGGCGTAAGACTGGACCTGCTGCACTCCACCGCGCATGACCGCTGGGCCGACGAGGACTATGCGGCCATGGCGGCCTGCGGAATACGCACCGTCCGTGACGGGCTGCGTTGGCATCTGATAGAAACGTCGCCTTACCACTACGACTGGAGCAGTTTTTTACCCATGTTGCGCGCCGCGCGGCGTCAAGGCACACAAGTGATCTGGGACCTGTGCCATTACGGCCTTCCTGATGACATCGACATCTGGAGGCCGCAGTTCGTGGAGCGCTTCGCGCACTTTGCTGCAGCGGTCGCGCAGTTGATCAAGGACGAAGGAGAGACGGCGCCGTTTTATTCGCCGATCAACGAAATCTCGTTCTGGAGCTGGGCCGGCGGTGAGGTTGCTTACTTCAACCCGTGCGCGACGAGTCGCGCGATGGAGCTCAAACAGCAACTGGTGCGGGCCAGTATCGCGGCAATCGAAGCCATCCGCGAGGTCGAGCCCAATGCGCGCTTTATCCAGGCCGAGCCGCTGATTCATGTGGTAGCGGCCAGCCGCCGTAGCAGTGACATCGAGGCTGCGGAACGTTATCGGCGGGCGCAGTTCGAAGCCTGGGATCTCTTGTCCGGGCGTCTCTGGCCCGGGTTGGGAGGGCAGCCGGACTACCTCGATGTGCTCGGGGTCAACTTCTACCCACACAACCAATGGGTGCTCAATGGCAGGCGCTTGACGCCTGATGAGCCGGAGTACCGACCCTTTCGGGGCATGCTCAGGGAACTGTCGACGCGCTATGGCAAACCGTTGTTGATTTCCGAGACAGGCGCCGAGGGCGACCAACGTTTACCCTGGTTGAGGTACGTCAGTGAAGAAGTCAGAAAAGTCATGATCAATGGCGTGCCGATAGAGGGCATGTGCTGGTATCCGATACTGGACTACCCCGGTTGGGACGATAACCGCCATTGCCCGGCCGGCTTGCTGGGTTATGCGGACAGCCAGGGGCAGCGCGCCGTGCTCCAGTCGTTGCAGGAGGGTTTGAACAACAGTGCGGAACTGTTTGGTGCGCTGATCCTTCCCGACTGA
- a CDS encoding hybrid sensor histidine kinase/response regulator, giving the protein MSENKARVDNDATGNIEHQGRDIFFAAVETTRMPMIVTDPNRPDNPIIFSNRAFLEMTGYSSDEIIGTNCRFLQGPETDQSVVQSLRDAIRERTDISAEILNYRKDGSSFWNALFISPVYNDAGSLIYFFASQLDISRRKDAEEALRQAQKMEALGQLTGGIAHDFNNLLQVMGGYIDLIGSAAEKPNIDVQRVQRSVHHAKSAVERASTLTKQLLAFARKQKLQGRVLNLNGLVSTTESLLERTFGPEVLIETDLEPALKNCRIDPTQAEVALLNIFINARDALIGRPNPKVCIETRNLVVDELINVSYDGLLPGRYVSIAVTDNGIGMPASIRDRVMDPFFTTKEEGKGSGLGLSMVYGFAKQSGGAARIYTEEGVGTTLRLYFPVDEAGLTHTELPQATERHRASSERILIVEDRADVAELAKMVLDDYGYVSDIVLNAREALKKFESGSHYDLLFTDLIMPGGMNGVMLAREVKRRYPKVKVLLTTGYAESSIERTDLGGSEFEVISKPCMPHDLARKVRQVLDGPNGIA; this is encoded by the coding sequence GTGTCGGAAAATAAAGCCCGTGTCGACAATGATGCAACAGGGAACATTGAGCATCAGGGCCGGGATATCTTCTTCGCGGCGGTAGAAACGACGCGCATGCCGATGATCGTGACCGACCCCAATCGTCCGGATAACCCCATCATTTTTTCCAACCGTGCCTTTCTGGAAATGACCGGTTATTCGTCTGACGAAATCATCGGCACAAACTGCCGGTTTCTGCAGGGCCCGGAAACCGACCAGTCAGTGGTGCAATCGCTTCGTGATGCGATTCGGGAGCGCACGGACATCTCCGCAGAAATCCTCAATTACCGTAAGGACGGTTCGTCGTTCTGGAACGCGTTGTTTATTTCTCCGGTGTATAACGACGCGGGGAGTCTGATCTACTTTTTTGCCTCGCAGCTGGATATCAGCCGCCGCAAAGACGCCGAGGAAGCATTGCGCCAGGCTCAGAAGATGGAAGCGTTGGGGCAGCTCACTGGAGGCATCGCTCACGACTTCAATAACCTGCTTCAGGTTATGGGCGGTTATATCGATCTGATTGGCAGCGCCGCAGAGAAACCGAATATTGATGTGCAGCGCGTCCAGCGCAGTGTTCATCACGCCAAATCTGCGGTGGAGCGTGCCAGCACCTTGACCAAGCAATTGCTGGCGTTCGCTCGCAAACAAAAACTGCAGGGCAGGGTGTTGAACCTCAACGGTCTGGTTTCGACGACCGAATCATTGCTCGAACGCACGTTCGGGCCGGAAGTCCTGATCGAGACCGACCTTGAGCCGGCGCTCAAGAACTGCCGCATCGATCCTACCCAGGCGGAAGTTGCCCTGCTGAATATCTTCATCAACGCCCGTGATGCACTGATTGGCAGACCCAACCCCAAGGTATGCATCGAGACGCGTAATCTGGTGGTGGATGAACTGATCAATGTGTCTTATGACGGCTTGCTGCCGGGACGTTATGTCAGCATTGCGGTGACCGACAACGGTATCGGCATGCCCGCCAGCATTCGTGATCGGGTCATGGACCCGTTCTTCACCACCAAGGAAGAGGGCAAAGGCTCCGGGCTGGGCCTGTCTATGGTGTACGGCTTCGCCAAGCAGTCGGGTGGTGCCGCGCGTATTTACACTGAAGAAGGTGTCGGGACGACGCTGCGTCTGTATTTTCCGGTCGATGAAGCCGGGTTGACCCATACCGAGTTGCCACAGGCAACAGAAAGGCATCGCGCTAGCAGCGAACGCATTCTCATTGTGGAAGATCGCGCTGACGTCGCCGAGCTGGCAAAGATGGTGCTGGACGACTACGGCTATGTGTCCGATATCGTGCTGAATGCGCGTGAGGCGCTGAAGAAGTTCGAGTCCGGCAGCCATTATGACTTGCTGTTTACCGACTTGATCATGCCAGGCGGGATGAACGGAGTGATGCTGGCCCGTGAAGTCAAACGCCGTTATCCAAAGGTGAAGGTGCTGTTGACCACCGGTTATGCAGAAAGCTCGATTGAACGAACCGACCTCGGAGGTTCGGAGTTCGAAGTGATCTCCAAACCGTGTATGCCCCACGATCTCGCCCGGAAAGTTCGCCAGGTGCTGGACGGGCCGAACGGTATCGCCTGA